A stretch of Deltaproteobacteria bacterium DNA encodes these proteins:
- a CDS encoding GFA family protein yields the protein MRRRRVRDRHTPHRCNTCCHCSRCKARGAAHASNAFVSLENFRWLRGEERLRSYKVPEAERFTQFFCADCGSPQPGVNRTLGRVVIPCGAFEDDPGLREARHIFAPFRAAWFEIADDLPQYEAYPPPPWPLASVAKVT from the coding sequence GTGCGGCGCCGTCGGGTTCGAGATCGACACACCCCTCACAGGTGCAACACGTGCTGTCACTGCTCGCGCTGCAAGGCGCGCGGCGCCGCGCATGCGTCGAACGCGTTCGTCTCGCTCGAGAACTTCCGCTGGCTGCGCGGCGAGGAGCGTCTGCGCTCCTACAAGGTTCCGGAGGCGGAGCGCTTTACGCAGTTCTTCTGCGCCGATTGCGGCAGCCCGCAGCCGGGCGTGAATCGCACGCTCGGCCGCGTGGTGATTCCGTGTGGCGCGTTCGAGGACGACCCAGGCCTGCGCGAGGCGCGCCACATCTTCGCGCCGTTCCGCGCAGCTTGGTTCGAGATTGCCGACGACTTGCCGCAGTACGAGGCCTATCCGCCGCCGCCGTGGCCGCTGGCATCCGTGGCAAAGGTCACCTGA
- a CDS encoding sulfotransferase encodes MSHAPPPPFRPPPIRAFNAAGRFAARLGVRGFAFDEDVVLSAARAQAKLDDFGPASFLPGLRTLIASLERDAKLNAFGRYFARRQLVELLVTRLRLVHWRTCNPEVEKQEIVRPLFVLGLPRTGTTLLYSLLALDPAHRSPLSWEVDDPCPPPEGASYESDPRIDQSAWRFRQLEQLAPGIQAIHPVGASLPQECIVITASEFMSIRFEMTFDVASYQDWLLEADMTGCYAWHKRFLQHLQSRYAKERWVLKSPGHLGAIDALLAAYPDARIVQTHRDPRRVVPSVSSLEWTLRGVASDAQDPRALGRQQLRAWSRTLRAGMEARARNAAREGQFADLHFREIARDPIACVRRIYERFGFTYTPAFEQRMSEYVAAHPREEHGAHRYTLEGFGLHAGEVDAAFADYCARFEVQREEA; translated from the coding sequence ATGTCGCACGCGCCGCCGCCGCCGTTTCGTCCGCCGCCGATCCGCGCGTTCAATGCCGCCGGCCGCTTCGCGGCACGCCTCGGCGTGCGCGGCTTCGCGTTCGACGAAGACGTGGTGCTGTCGGCCGCGCGCGCGCAGGCGAAGCTCGACGACTTCGGGCCCGCCAGCTTTCTCCCCGGGCTTCGTACGCTGATCGCGTCGCTCGAGCGCGACGCCAAGCTGAACGCGTTCGGCCGGTACTTCGCCAGGCGCCAGCTCGTCGAGCTGTTGGTGACGCGGCTGCGCCTCGTTCACTGGCGCACGTGCAACCCGGAAGTCGAGAAGCAAGAGATCGTCCGCCCGCTGTTCGTGCTCGGGCTCCCGCGCACCGGCACGACTCTGCTCTACAGCCTCCTCGCGCTCGATCCCGCGCATCGCTCGCCGCTCTCGTGGGAGGTGGACGATCCGTGTCCCCCACCCGAGGGCGCGAGCTACGAGAGTGATCCTCGCATCGACCAGAGCGCATGGCGCTTCAGGCAGCTGGAGCAGCTCGCTCCGGGCATCCAGGCGATCCATCCCGTGGGCGCGTCGCTGCCGCAGGAGTGCATCGTCATCACGGCGTCGGAGTTCATGTCGATCCGCTTCGAGATGACCTTCGACGTGGCGAGTTATCAGGACTGGCTGCTCGAAGCCGACATGACGGGTTGTTATGCCTGGCACAAGCGCTTCCTGCAGCACCTCCAGTCGCGCTACGCGAAGGAGCGTTGGGTGCTGAAGTCGCCCGGCCACCTCGGCGCGATCGACGCGCTGCTCGCCGCCTACCCCGACGCGCGCATCGTGCAGACGCACCGCGATCCGCGGCGCGTCGTGCCCTCGGTGTCGTCGCTGGAGTGGACGCTGCGCGGCGTCGCGAGCGACGCGCAGGATCCGCGCGCGCTCGGCCGGCAGCAGCTGCGCGCTTGGTCGCGCACGCTGCGCGCTGGCATGGAGGCGCGGGCGCGGAACGCGGCGCGCGAGGGCCAGTTCGCGGACCTGCACTTCCGCGAGATCGCGCGCGATCCGATCGCGTGCGTGCGGCGCATCTACGAGCGCTTCGGGTTCACGTACACGCCCGCGTTCGAGCAGCGCATGAGCGAGTACGTCGCTGCGCACCCGCGCGAAGAGCACGGCGCGCACCGCTACACGCTCGAAGGATTCGGTCTGCACGCGGGCGAAGTCGACGCCGCGTTTGCCGACTACTGCGCGCGCTTCGAGGTGCAGCGCGAAGAGGCGTAG